One Anas platyrhynchos isolate ZD024472 breed Pekin duck chromosome 10, IASCAAS_PekinDuck_T2T, whole genome shotgun sequence genomic window carries:
- the FRMD7 gene encoding FERM domain-containing protein 7 isoform X2: MLHLKVQFLDDSQKIFVVDQKSCGRGLFNLTCSHLNLVEKEYFGLEFRSQAGNHVWLEPLKPITKQVKMDPGHLREELTRYLFTLQIKKDLALGRLPCSDKSAALLVSHLLQSELGDFHEETDQQHLATHRYLPNQEYLDNKIMHYHRRHGGKTPAESDVQLLDVARKLEMYGIRPHPASDGEGTQINLAVTHMGVLVLRGNTKINTFNWSKIRKLSFKRKHFLIKLHANISALCKDTLEFTMASRDACKAFWKTCVEYHAFFRLSEEPKSKPKALLCSKGSSFRYSGRTQRQLLEHGRKAKMKSLPFERKHHASRYDERQCRSSPDLLTDVSKQVEELRLAYGSRGSFRTANGVHTSEPTLDSRCCSSTTEVTFAAELERSKPEAAPVFLPHSKSSSAFPLLYAELELERAWEPTDLFGSRNPLTSFRPHHKFAGNSKSTSVGNMREVSTRPLVYMDVPCPQPLATLAPQVLFYVDRPPQPLCHMQTPSQEAAGAASGSVPTATKTPKWSPSTAWTGEFQHEASHRAAGSSAAPEGGSRPLARSFDYGLQEQPPKRSWSQSDMKTIRFPYGSEFRPLGPRPALSSRKAGILRHALAQQGLAPRPRHPAERYVGSSTESSDSDSDLLAAEYCSLYGRVLRSPMARVRLSSGSLQLEEEDEEVSFATGAAEERTSRGASRYFT; the protein is encoded by the exons ATGCTGCATCTGAAAGTCCAGTTCCTGGATGACTCCCAGAAGATCTTTGTAGTTGAT CAAAAATCCTGTGGAAGAGGGCTGTTTAACCTCACCTGCAGCCACCTCaacctggtggagaaggagtACTTCGGGCTGGAGTTTCGCAGCCAGGCCGGGAACCAC GTCTGGCTGGAGCCACTAAAGCCCATAACAAAGCAAGTCAAAA TGGACCCTGGACATCTGAGAGAAGAGCTGACCAG GTATCTCTTCACACTCCAGATCAAGAAGGACCTGGCGCTGGGGCGGCTGCCCTGCAGTGACAAGAGCGCGGCGCTGCTCGTCTCCCACCTGCTGCAGT CTGAGCTGGGTGATTTCCACGAGGAGACAGACCAGCAGCACCTGGCCACCCACAGGTACCTGCCCAACCAGGAGTACCTGGACAACAAGATCATGCACTACCACCGAAGGCACGG GGGGAAGACGCCAGCCGAGTCAGATGTTCAGCTGCTGGACGTGGCCAGGAAACTGGAGATGTATGGGATTCGCCCGCACCCCGCCAGCGACGGTGAGGGGACGCAGATCAACCTGGCCGTGACACACATGGGGGTGCTGGTCCTGCGG GGCAATACAAAGATCAACACATTCAACTGGTCCAAAATTCGCAAACTGAGTTTCAAGAGGAAGCATTTTCTCATCAAGCTCCATGCAAACATTTCT GCACTGTGCAAGGACACGCTGGAGTTCACCATGGCGAGCAGGGATGCCTGCAAGGCTTTCTGGAAGACGTGTGTGGAGTACCACGCGTTTTTCCGGTTGTCTGAAGAGCCCAAGTCAAAGCCCAAAGCCCTTCTGTGCAGCAAAGGCTCGAGTTTCCGCTACAG tgggaGGACACAGAGACAGCTGCTGGAGCACGGGAGGAAGGCGAAGATGAAGAGCCTTCCCTTTGAGAG GAAGCACCATGCATCCCGCTACGATGAGAGGCAGTGCCGCTCTTCCCCGGACCTCCTGACAGATGTGTCCAAGCAG gtGGAAGAGCTGCGCCTGGCCTACGGCAGCCGCGGCTCCTTCCGCACTGCCAACGGGGTGCACACCTCAGAGCCCACGCTGGACAgccgctgctgcagctccaccacGGAGGTGACATTCGCCGCCGAGCTGGAGCGCTCCAAGCCCGAAGCAGCCCCCGTCTTCCTGCCCCACTCcaagagcagctctgccttccccctgctctacgccgagctggagctggagcgggcGTGGGAGCCCACCGACCTCTTCGGCTCCAGGAACCCCTTGACGTCCTTTCGGCCCCACCACAAGTTTGCTGGGAACAGTAAGAGCACCTCAGTGGGCAACATGCGGGAGGTCAGCACGAGGCCGCTGGTGTACATGGACGTGCCCTGCCCCCAGCCACTGGCCACCCTGGCCCCTCAGGTCCTTTTTTACGTAGACAGGCCACCACAGCCCCTGTGCCACATGCAAACACCCAGCCAGGAGGCGGCAGGAGCAGCCAGTGGGTCTGTCCCCACGGCCACAAAAACACCCAAGTGGAGCCCAAGCACTGCCTGGACGGGGGAATTCCAGCACGAGGCTTCGCACAGGGCTGCGGGCAGCAGTGCAGCCCCAGAAGGGGGGAGCAGGCCGCTGGCTCGCTCCTTTGATTatggccttcaagagcagcctCCCAAACGGTCCTGGAGCCAGTCGGACATGAAAACCATCCGCTTCCCCTACGGCTCGGAGTTCAGGCCTCTGGGCCCACGGCCTGCCCTGAGCAGCCGCAAGGCAGGAATTCTACGGCACGCGCTGGCCCAGCAAGGGCTCGCCCCACGGCCGCGGCACCCTGCCGAGCGCTACGTGGGCAGCAGCACTGAGTCCAGCGACTCCGACTCCGACCTCCTGGCCGCTGAATACTGCTCCCTGTACGGCCGGGTGCTGCGCTCGCCCATGGCTCGGGTGCGGCTGTCCTCTGGCAGTCTCCAgctggaagaggaggatgaagaggtGTCCTTTGCAACCGGTGCTGCTGAAGAGAGGACTTCCAGGGGGGCCTCCAGGTATTTCACTTAG
- the FRMD7 gene encoding FERM domain-containing protein 7 isoform X1, translated as MLHLKVQFLDDSQKIFVVDQKSCGRGLFNLTCSHLNLVEKEYFGLEFRSQAGNHVWLEPLKPITKQVKNPKEVLFKFMVKFFPVDPGHLREELTRYLFTLQIKKDLALGRLPCSDKSAALLVSHLLQSELGDFHEETDQQHLATHRYLPNQEYLDNKIMHYHRRHGGKTPAESDVQLLDVARKLEMYGIRPHPASDGEGTQINLAVTHMGVLVLRGNTKINTFNWSKIRKLSFKRKHFLIKLHANISALCKDTLEFTMASRDACKAFWKTCVEYHAFFRLSEEPKSKPKALLCSKGSSFRYSGRTQRQLLEHGRKAKMKSLPFERKHHASRYDERQCRSSPDLLTDVSKQVEELRLAYGSRGSFRTANGVHTSEPTLDSRCCSSTTEVTFAAELERSKPEAAPVFLPHSKSSSAFPLLYAELELERAWEPTDLFGSRNPLTSFRPHHKFAGNSKSTSVGNMREVSTRPLVYMDVPCPQPLATLAPQVLFYVDRPPQPLCHMQTPSQEAAGAASGSVPTATKTPKWSPSTAWTGEFQHEASHRAAGSSAAPEGGSRPLARSFDYGLQEQPPKRSWSQSDMKTIRFPYGSEFRPLGPRPALSSRKAGILRHALAQQGLAPRPRHPAERYVGSSTESSDSDSDLLAAEYCSLYGRVLRSPMARVRLSSGSLQLEEEDEEVSFATGAAEERTSRGASRYFT; from the exons ATGCTGCATCTGAAAGTCCAGTTCCTGGATGACTCCCAGAAGATCTTTGTAGTTGAT CAAAAATCCTGTGGAAGAGGGCTGTTTAACCTCACCTGCAGCCACCTCaacctggtggagaaggagtACTTCGGGCTGGAGTTTCGCAGCCAGGCCGGGAACCAC GTCTGGCTGGAGCCACTAAAGCCCATAACAAAGCAAGTCAAAA ATCCTAAGGAGGTTCTTTTCAAATTTATGGTGAAATTTTTCCCAGTGGACCCTGGACATCTGAGAGAAGAGCTGACCAG GTATCTCTTCACACTCCAGATCAAGAAGGACCTGGCGCTGGGGCGGCTGCCCTGCAGTGACAAGAGCGCGGCGCTGCTCGTCTCCCACCTGCTGCAGT CTGAGCTGGGTGATTTCCACGAGGAGACAGACCAGCAGCACCTGGCCACCCACAGGTACCTGCCCAACCAGGAGTACCTGGACAACAAGATCATGCACTACCACCGAAGGCACGG GGGGAAGACGCCAGCCGAGTCAGATGTTCAGCTGCTGGACGTGGCCAGGAAACTGGAGATGTATGGGATTCGCCCGCACCCCGCCAGCGACGGTGAGGGGACGCAGATCAACCTGGCCGTGACACACATGGGGGTGCTGGTCCTGCGG GGCAATACAAAGATCAACACATTCAACTGGTCCAAAATTCGCAAACTGAGTTTCAAGAGGAAGCATTTTCTCATCAAGCTCCATGCAAACATTTCT GCACTGTGCAAGGACACGCTGGAGTTCACCATGGCGAGCAGGGATGCCTGCAAGGCTTTCTGGAAGACGTGTGTGGAGTACCACGCGTTTTTCCGGTTGTCTGAAGAGCCCAAGTCAAAGCCCAAAGCCCTTCTGTGCAGCAAAGGCTCGAGTTTCCGCTACAG tgggaGGACACAGAGACAGCTGCTGGAGCACGGGAGGAAGGCGAAGATGAAGAGCCTTCCCTTTGAGAG GAAGCACCATGCATCCCGCTACGATGAGAGGCAGTGCCGCTCTTCCCCGGACCTCCTGACAGATGTGTCCAAGCAG gtGGAAGAGCTGCGCCTGGCCTACGGCAGCCGCGGCTCCTTCCGCACTGCCAACGGGGTGCACACCTCAGAGCCCACGCTGGACAgccgctgctgcagctccaccacGGAGGTGACATTCGCCGCCGAGCTGGAGCGCTCCAAGCCCGAAGCAGCCCCCGTCTTCCTGCCCCACTCcaagagcagctctgccttccccctgctctacgccgagctggagctggagcgggcGTGGGAGCCCACCGACCTCTTCGGCTCCAGGAACCCCTTGACGTCCTTTCGGCCCCACCACAAGTTTGCTGGGAACAGTAAGAGCACCTCAGTGGGCAACATGCGGGAGGTCAGCACGAGGCCGCTGGTGTACATGGACGTGCCCTGCCCCCAGCCACTGGCCACCCTGGCCCCTCAGGTCCTTTTTTACGTAGACAGGCCACCACAGCCCCTGTGCCACATGCAAACACCCAGCCAGGAGGCGGCAGGAGCAGCCAGTGGGTCTGTCCCCACGGCCACAAAAACACCCAAGTGGAGCCCAAGCACTGCCTGGACGGGGGAATTCCAGCACGAGGCTTCGCACAGGGCTGCGGGCAGCAGTGCAGCCCCAGAAGGGGGGAGCAGGCCGCTGGCTCGCTCCTTTGATTatggccttcaagagcagcctCCCAAACGGTCCTGGAGCCAGTCGGACATGAAAACCATCCGCTTCCCCTACGGCTCGGAGTTCAGGCCTCTGGGCCCACGGCCTGCCCTGAGCAGCCGCAAGGCAGGAATTCTACGGCACGCGCTGGCCCAGCAAGGGCTCGCCCCACGGCCGCGGCACCCTGCCGAGCGCTACGTGGGCAGCAGCACTGAGTCCAGCGACTCCGACTCCGACCTCCTGGCCGCTGAATACTGCTCCCTGTACGGCCGGGTGCTGCGCTCGCCCATGGCTCGGGTGCGGCTGTCCTCTGGCAGTCTCCAgctggaagaggaggatgaagaggtGTCCTTTGCAACCGGTGCTGCTGAAGAGAGGACTTCCAGGGGGGCCTCCAGGTATTTCACTTAG